The DNA window ACTAAATCTGGATAGCTGGGAATTTTGCTTTCTTAAAATGATAATTTTAATCTATTTTAATTTCAGGCAAGGAAACTTGAAGCTCAGTTGGATGAGCAGATGAATTCTTATCGTAAGTTTGTGTCTGCAAAGGGTTCTACAAAAGTTGGTACTGCCGAGAATGATCTTGAATCTGGGATAGATCGACTATTAAAGCAACTCCAACAAGTAAATTCACAAATGCAAGCATGGGTATCATCAGGAGGATCAGAAATGGTTTCTCATACCTTGACTAGACATCAAGAAATTTTCCAAGATATCACTCAGGTATTCTGGCAATCTGGCCTCTATGCTAAGGGGAACATGGGATGatagtttttatttctttgaccCATATATAGTTAAGGTGTCTTGAATCTGCTTTGGGTTGCTCCATAGTTCAACTGGCATGGATGACATGTGTTCTATGCGCTCTCATGCCATCTTATAATTCTCTCGAAGGGAAGACCCCTATGTTTTTAAGATGGAATTTGTATTACAGATCATTATCCAATtccttgtttttcatttttcgtTACTGTTCCAAATTCTCTCTGAAGTTGAAATTGAGAGTTTGAACAGTCAAAATATGGATGAACATGCTCTACTTTAAGTTACAGGTATATTGTTACTATTCCTTTTTTCAGTAAGATGCCTTCAGATTTCGCCTCATGCTATATTCTGGTGAAGAGACTAAAATCTTCAATtctgttgaaattttttgtacttTCTTTGAATCATTTCTGCAGTCTTTgctataaaacatataattccTAAGATTAAACCCAGCAGATTTCAACTTTTTGTTAGACATGATTGAAGTGCAGGAGTTCTATCGTCTCCGAAACAGTCTTAGAGCTAAGCAAGAGCATGCTTCACTCCTTGAGGATTTTAGGGAGTTTGATCGAACAAGAGTAGACTTGGAAGATGGTGTTGGCTCTGCGGAAAACGCCCTCCTGAAAGAGCATGTTGCTGTTAGCCGAAGTACAGGACAGGTACGCAAATTAAAGTGATACATTTTTTTGTGCATAGAGATTGTGTTGGGTGATGATGTGTTTTATTAGGACCCAGTCCTCTCCTACATGGCATCTTTTGAGTAAAACCGAATTAATGATTATTTTAGTAAAGAATTAAAGATATATATCATATGGCCTTGACGGAAGGGAAATGGAAACTACCTGCAGCTTTTTTTTGCCTTTATGGTTAGGAAGTAAAACAGAATTTTATTGTACAGGGTAGAACGTCTCTTAGCTGATGATGGTTTAGAGTCCTTGGCCAGGCATTTTGATTTGTTTACATCCCTTTTCTGAGTGTGGCAAATGGAAGAATACAAATTGTGATTTATATTGAATAATATATTCTGTTTCTGCAGGTGGATACTGTGATCTCTCAAGCTCAAGCAACCCTTGGTGCACTTGTCATTCAACGCTCCACTTTTGGTGGTATTAATTCAAAGCTCAGCAATATTGGCAGCCGCCTTCCAACGGTATAAAACTAGTAATTGTGGTCCTTGATGTTTTAGTTATTTCTTTGGCGTTTTGGTGTTACATAGGTCCCTCTTGAATGGAATTGACTGTTTCTCTTTTGTTCTATGAATAAGAGTTAATGCATGCAATAGGTTAATTGCAGAAAAGTATATCACCAGTACAAAGTTCACTGAATTTTTTATGCCAAAACTAGAATGAGTTCTAATATTGCAGTCGTATTGTCGTGTAGACTAAGAAAGTAACCGGTCCGAAATTCTACTGTAAAAAAGATGACTTATATGAAGGGCAATGCAAGAGTGAATAAAAGAAATTAAGGATTTTAATCCCTCGAAATGTGTAAATCGGTCATCTTATTATGTCTGTACTCTGTAGTTCCCTTGATTGACATTCAAAGATTTGATGGTGCAGGTAAATCAAATGCTTTCTGCTATAAAGCGTAAAAAGTCTATGGATACCATCATTCTTTCTCTCGTTGCATCTGTATGCACATTTCTCATATTTATCTACTGGTTGTCAAAGTGAGAATCTATGAGGATCAGGCATTTGTGTGGGGAGTACCATCTGTAAGTGAGAAAGAGAAACAGATgccattttttctttaatttttctcGAACGAACCTGTATTACTGCAAGTGATTTGTTTCATAGGAGTACAAAATACAATGGATGCAGGCATTCCAAGCTATTTCATGTTCTTTCATTGAGCTTGAGTGtcaattttaatttcaaaatttcagcAGGGTTACAGCACGCCACCAGCGTAATGATGTAAGTGATTTTGATGTATTAATACatggtttgtttgtttaatgCATAACCGATCAAAAGAGATGGAAACCACATACTTGTCTCAACTTCTCTTAAATATGTTTTTCTTCACTTTACTAAGACATTTCACGATTAATGATGACCACCAAAAGACTAGAAGTGAATTACAGGCACGGGAAGTTTGATACCATTGTTCGTAATATGTTCTTTTGTTCACAAATCACGTATCTATGTCGAttatctgttttctttttctccacATGACACTCCCCTCTTTGGGTGCTGCAACCATGGCAGCGACCGCACCCCCCCCCCCGGGCATCTCTAGTTAAAGTCACACAATCACTTTTGACATAAATGAATTAAGTGAAATTTCGGAAGGGTAGAATGCTATGACGAAGCCATCGGCTGGTCTCcttctataaaaataaaaataaaaaacctaaaaaaaagtaaaattttggTCTTAGAAATATTTTGTAGATTTTGTTTCCAAGTTATAGAGAGAACTCCCCCAATCATGCCACATTTTATTTCCGCCTTGTGTTTGTCTTGTTTGTTGGCTCCAAACTAAGAACGGCACCATCATCAGTGGGAGTCTGGGAGTGACGACTGAGTGAAAAATTAGGTCCATAATTAACAAAGCCAAGACAAGCAATCTACATGCTGTAATTCCTGAATTAAGCACACCAATGATAGATGGAATATATTAGTGCCTCATCAGTTCAGTTGTTGCAATATTTGGACTAATATTagacataaattttttttttaaaaaaaacacgTATCTGGATACAAATTTGAATCATTCATGTACAATTGTGAATCAATAAAGAACCTCCAGGCTCCAATATGCTTTTACTGAAATTATCACATCAAACAGCAacttcattctacactcctgcTTGTATACCAAAACCCGGGGCTGGCTGAATTCTGGGAACAATGGCACCGCTTGCGTGGTACTCTGCACTCCGTTTTAAGAAACACACGCCGTATGTGTGGCCTAAAGCTGAGTTAACCAACTTTACCTTCACATGACCTGGTTTTGTTGGTTGTGGCCGCGCTAGAAAGGGATGAGACAAGAGCTCTTCAGCAGTTAATCGTTTCCCAGGTTTCGTGGCCAGGCAACTCTTGAGGAAATCCATGGCCATAAATGAGATTCCAGCCGGAATTTTGGAAGTATGCAGATGATCCAACATCTTCACGTCGTAGGAATCGACAAGATCATCAAAACCTGGCTTCAATTCCCAGGGCGACTTGCCCGCTAGCATCTCAAACACTATACAACCAAGAGACCATATATCAGAGGACTGATCTTGC is part of the Malus domestica chromosome 12, GDT2T_hap1 genome and encodes:
- the LOC103449295 gene encoding Golgi SNAP receptor complex member 1-1; this encodes MEVPSSWDALRKQARKLEAQLDEQMNSYRKFVSAKGSTKVGTAENDLESGIDRLLKQLQQVNSQMQAWVSSGGSEMVSHTLTRHQEIFQDITQEFYRLRNSLRAKQEHASLLEDFREFDRTRVDLEDGVGSAENALLKEHVAVSRSTGQVDTVISQAQATLGALVIQRSTFGGINSKLSNIGSRLPTVNQMLSAIKRKKSMDTIILSLVASVCTFLIFIYWLSK